One segment of Triticum aestivum cultivar Chinese Spring chromosome 2A, IWGSC CS RefSeq v2.1, whole genome shotgun sequence DNA contains the following:
- the LOC123184365 gene encoding bidirectional sugar transporter SWEET6b-like codes for MVSADVARNIVGIIGNVISFGLFLSPVPTFWRIYKAKDVEEFKPDPYLATLMNCLLWFFYGLPIVHPNSTLVLTINGIGLVIEGAYIIMFIIYAAKNTRWKMLGVLALEAAFMAVVVAGVLLGAHTHEKRSMIVGILCVIFGSIMYASPLTIMGKVIRTKSVEYMPFFLSLVNFLNGLCWTGYALIKFDIYITIPNALGTIFGLIQLILYFYYYKSTPKKGKNVELPTVLTKNTVTSGNVSVTVDK; via the exons ATGGTTTCCGCCGACGTGGCCCGCAACATCGTCGGCATCATCGGCAATGTCATCTCCTTCGGCCTCTTCCTCTCCCCTGT GCCGACGTTCTGGCGGATCTacaaggccaaggacgtggaggAGTTCAAGCCGGACCCCTATCTGGCGACGCTCATGAACTGCCTGCTCTGGTTCTTTTACGGGCTCCCCATCGTCCACCCCAACAGCACCCTCGTCCTCACCATCAACGGCATCGGCCTCGTCATCGAGGGCGCCTACATCATCATGTTCATCATCTACGCGGCCAAGAACACAAGG TGGAAGATGCTCGGCGTACTCGCCCTCGAGGCGGCGTTCATGGCCGTCGTGGTGGCCGGCGTGCTCCTCGGCGCCCACACCCATGAGAAGCGCTCCATGATCGTAGGCATCCTCTGCGTCATCTTCGGCTCCATCATGTACGCCTCCCCGCTCACCATCATG GGTAAAGTGATCAGGACCAAGAGTGTGGAGTACATGCCATTCTTCCTGTCGCTGGTGAACTTCCTCAATGGCTTGTGCTGGACGGGCTATGCGCTCATCAAGTTTGACATCTACATCACG ATCCCCAATGCCCTCGGTACAATCTTCGGCCTCATCCAGCTGATCCTGTACTTTTACTACTACAAATCGACCCCCAAGAAGGGCAAGAACGTTGAACTGCCCACTGTCCTCACCAAAAACACAGTTACCAGCGGCAACGTCTCCGTCACCGTTGACAAATAA